AATATCCCGAGATCGATGGAGTGACCTGTTACCCATCGCTGATGGAGCTGAAAACGCTGCCCGATGTGGTGCTCACCGCCCTGGCACCTGCCAATACCGAGCAGGTCATCGACTCGGTGAAAGCGCTGGGCATCGAGACCGTCTGGATGCCGCCTAACTGCTGGTCCGAAAACGCTGTGAAAAGATGCCAGGAGTTGGGTCTGAATTGCATTTATGATGAATGTCCAGTGTGGATGTTGAAGTTGAGGGCAAGAGGGAAGTAATTCTTTTTGGGAAATATCACGGAAAATTCAAGCACCAAATATCAAATTCCAAATAATAAACAATTCCTAAATTTCAATCACCAAAACATCATTCATTTGAACAATGAAACTGAGGTTGGTCTGATTTTTAAATTGGAAATTGGGATGCCGTAAGGCTTTTATTCACACAAATCTAACCAAAACGGGTCATTGCGAGGATCCGCCAACAACAGATTCCTCACCGCCAACTGGCGGTTCGGAATGACTTCATGGCTTGAAAATCGGAGTTGTACTGATAGGAGTTTAGCCGTAAAGTTAGGATGGAGTTAAGCCGTAAGGCTTTTATAAAAGGCTAACGCCTTAATTCCATGCCTTAATTCCATGCTGACGCCTTAATTCCAGAAAGGGCGAATATTATGAGCGAAGAAATTACCATGGTCACCATCGCTGGCCATCGGATCGGACTGATCGGGCTATCCGAGATCTTCGAAAGCATCAAGCAGAAAAATTTATCTGATGACGCAACGCTGAGAGATCAATTGCTGCAGCAGGTTCGTGTTCAGAACTATGTGCCCGATTCCAGGGCTGAGGACTATGCTAACGCCATTCTGCGGGAGTACAAGAAATTTGCAGGATTGCCCGTGGAGCCAGTCAAAGAAAAATTGGCCTTTCCCACGATCAGGATTCTGGGGCCAGGTTGTGCGGCCTGCGAAAACATGGAAAAAGATGTGCGGGCAATTCTGGCTGAATTGAACATCGCTGCGGATGTGGATCATGTGAGAGATGTGAATAAAATCGCCGAGTATGGCATGGCTCGCACGCCGTCGCTGGTGATCAACGATGAGATTGTGCTGAATGGCCGCTCGCTGCCCAAGAGCCAGTTGAAGAAATTGTTAGAGGAAAAGCTGAGATAGCCAGGGAAAATCCCAAATACCAAATTGCCAAATGACGATTAATATTCAATTATCAAATCACAAATTGCAAGCCTTGATTAAACCAAAATCGGCTTTGGGCCACTAACTCTGGTTGGAATTTTAGACATCGAGATTTGAGATTTAGTTGGATTTTGGAGCCTGGACCTTGTAATTTTGAATAAGATTTCAGAGGAGAACACATTACGCTGGTCATCGCACAGATTATTTTCGGGATTTCGTTCTTTCTGTCGATGCTCGGCCTGGGCGGCGCTCAATTGTATGTGCCGATATTTTATTGGCTGGGGCTGAACCTGAAAACCGAAGCCATCCCGTTGGCGCTGCTGCTCAATTTTGTCACGCAGTTATCTGCCAGTGTCATCTATCTGCGCAAGCAATTGGTGGACATTGTCGCTGGGCTGCCGTTGCTCATAAGTTCGGCATTGTTCCCTGTGGTCGGGGCGAGTTTTACTCAGCGATTGCCGACGAGATGGATCATCCTCATTATTGGCCTGATCTTAATCACAGTAGCGATTCAGACCTTTTTCAATTGGCAGCAAACAGGGCATCCACTCAATCGGCGGCAAAAGATCATTATTGGAATGGCTGCGGGCAGCGTGATTGGCTTTATCATTGGCTTGATCGGACATGGGGGCGGTTCGTTTGTTGTGCCCACGTTATTGGTGTTAGGTTTTGCGCCGAAAAATGCAGCCGCCACCTCATCGTTTATTTGTACCTTTTCTTCACTTAGCGGATTTTTGACCCATGCCAGCCTGGCTCGTATCGATTGGGGGTTATATATTCCCAGCGTTTTCGCTGCTATAATCGGTGCGCAGCTCGGCTCTCGCTTCATGGCAGCTAAAATGAAAAGCAAAACCTTGAAACGGATGTTTGGGGTGGTGTTGTTCTTAATCGGTGCAGAAATTATAGCGAATGAATTCATAAATCTGTTTTGACAGGGTCAACAGGATTCACTGGATGATCATTTTTTTTAAAAGGGGCAACTCGCTCTTGGGAAGCGATGATTCATTTTGATTAAAAACCGATTCGGCGCCAGTTGCCAACAATTTTTTGATCATAAACATCCTGTTCATCCTGTTGAATATTCAAAGTGAACTTGCGGCTAATTTGCCGATTTGGCCTAAGGAAAGGATTGGTTATGAATCATGAATCAACTTTCGGTTTTATCGGAGGCGGGCGGGTCACCTACTTTTTACTAAAAGCATTATCTGATAAAAATGCTTTGCCAGAAAAGATCATAGTCAGCGATCCCAATGAAGCGGCTCGTGCCAAAATCCAGGCGATTGCAACCGAGCGGATTCAAGCGGTCAATGATAATAAACTGGCGGCGCAGGAAGATGTAGTCTTTCTCGCTGTTCATCCGCCCGTGATCAAAGATGTCATCGAAGCGATTAAGGTGGGCCTCAAGCCGCAGGCGATGTTGATCTCATTGGCACCTGTTTTTAAAATCGAAAAATTATCAGCATTGTTGGGCGGTTTCAATCGCATCGTCAGAATGATCCCCAATGCCCCGTCGATCATTCATCACGGCTACAATCCTGTGGTCTTCGGGAGCGGGGTTACGGCGGATGAAAAATCGTGGTTGATGAATATGTTCAGCAACTGGGGCCAGTCGCCCGAGGTGGCGGAGCAAAAATTAGAAGCCTATGCCATCGTCACGGCCATGGGACCAACTTATTTCTGGCCGCAATGGGCCAAATTGGAAGCGCTGGGAAAATCATTTGGCTTGAATGATGCAGAGCTGAAGTCGGGCATGGCCGCCATGTTAACAGGTGCAGTGGCGCTGATGTATCAATCCGATTTGTCGCCTCAACAAGTCATGGATTTAATACCAGTATATCCAATGAAGGATCACGAAGCCAAAATCAGCGAACTATTTGAGGCGGCGCTGGTGCCGCTGTATCAAAAGCTCAGTGGGGCGGCAAGGTAAAAGTCTGTGCAATGGCTGAGGTGGATTT
This region of candidate division KSB1 bacterium genomic DNA includes:
- a CDS encoding NAD(P)-binding domain-containing protein, giving the protein MNHESTFGFIGGGRVTYFLLKALSDKNALPEKIIVSDPNEAARAKIQAIATERIQAVNDNKLAAQEDVVFLAVHPPVIKDVIEAIKVGLKPQAMLISLAPVFKIEKLSALLGGFNRIVRMIPNAPSIIHHGYNPVVFGSGVTADEKSWLMNMFSNWGQSPEVAEQKLEAYAIVTAMGPTYFWPQWAKLEALGKSFGLNDAELKSGMAAMLTGAVALMYQSDLSPQQVMDLIPVYPMKDHEAKISELFEAALVPLYQKLSGAAR
- a CDS encoding thioredoxin family protein, encoding MSEEITMVTIAGHRIGLIGLSEIFESIKQKNLSDDATLRDQLLQQVRVQNYVPDSRAEDYANAILREYKKFAGLPVEPVKEKLAFPTIRILGPGCAACENMEKDVRAILAELNIAADVDHVRDVNKIAEYGMARTPSLVINDEIVLNGRSLPKSQLKKLLEEKLR
- a CDS encoding CoA-binding protein, giving the protein MTAEEILNTKKSFAVIGATPNKERYGYEVFEILRINGYQVFPINPKYPEIDGVTCYPSLMELKTLPDVVLTALAPANTEQVIDSVKALGIETVWMPPNCWSENAVKRCQELGLNCIYDECPVWMLKLRARGK
- a CDS encoding sulfite exporter TauE/SafE family protein → MSFFLSMLGLGGAQLYVPIFYWLGLNLKTEAIPLALLLNFVTQLSASVIYLRKQLVDIVAGLPLLISSALFPVVGASFTQRLPTRWIILIIGLILITVAIQTFFNWQQTGHPLNRRQKIIIGMAAGSVIGFIIGLIGHGGGSFVVPTLLVLGFAPKNAAATSSFICTFSSLSGFLTHASLARIDWGLYIPSVFAAIIGAQLGSRFMAAKMKSKTLKRMFGVVLFLIGAEIIANEFINLF